One Prinia subflava isolate CZ2003 ecotype Zambia chromosome 8, Cam_Psub_1.2, whole genome shotgun sequence DNA window includes the following coding sequences:
- the CCR10 gene encoding C-C chemokine receptor type 10, whose product MMEQVTPSPISTELMATTDFYPWKDEYSGEASELPELCEKQAVQGFARTFQPAVYLLLSLLGTVGNGLVLLTHTRYRQAHSVTDVCLLHLALSNLLLLLTLPFAITDTLQGWSTGTAACKALQGLYALNFYSGFLFLTCISVDRYVAIVQVPAAYRLRPRARRHGWLTAGLAWLLAVLLALPQFIYSQAGQHQDLRFCHVVFPRVVSRAARGATNLVQVVLGFAVPFVVMASCYAAVARTLLAARGAQPQRALRVLLALVLVFVALQLPHSVMVLLDAAELLASWEMSCAQSRRKDLALLVTGALAYLRCCLNPLLYAFLGQRFRRELWLLASHAGCVGSLDPRCSGCSGPRRRASLSSFLDVV is encoded by the exons ATGATGGAGCAG GTGACTCCAAGCCCCATCTCAACAGAGCTGATGGCCACCACTGACTTCTACCCCTGGAAGGATGAGTACTCAGGTGAAGCCAGCGAGTTGCCTGAGCTCTGTGAGaagcaggcagtgcagggcttTGCCCGCACCTTCCAGCCTGCCGTGTacctgctgctctcactgctggGCACCGTGGGGAACgggctggtgctgctcacaCACACCCGCTACCGCCAGGCACACAGCGTCACCGATGTCTGCCTCCTGCACCTCGCTCTGTCcaacctcctgctgctcctgacgCTGCCCTTCGCCATCACCGACACGCTGCAGGGCTGGTCCACGGGCACAGCCGCCTGCAAGGCGCTGCAGGGCCTCTATGCCCTCAACTTCTACAGCggcttcctcttcctcacctgCATCAGCGTGGACCGCTACGTGGCCATCGTGCAGGTGCCGGCCGCCTACCGCCTGCGCCCGCGGGCTCGCCGGCACGGCTGGCTGACAGCGGGGCTGGCCTGGCTGCTGGccgtgctgctggcactgccccagtTCATCtacagccaggcagggcagcaccaggaTCTCCGGTTCTGCCACGTCGTCTTCCCCCGCGTGGTCTCACGGGCAGCCCGGGGTGCCACCAACCTGGTGCAGGTGGTGCTTGGCTTCGCGGTGCCCTTCGTGGTGATGGCGAGCTGCTACGCTGCTGTGGCACGGACGCTGCTGGCGGCCCGCGGTGCGCAGCCCCAGCGGGCGCTGCGAgtgctgctggccctggtgcTGGTGTTCgtggccctgcagctgccccacagcGTGATGGTGCTGCTGGACGCGGCCGAGCTGCTGGCCAGCTGGGAGATGAGCTGCGCGCAGAGCCGCCGCAAGGACCTGGCGCTGCTGGTCACCGGCGCGCTGGCGTACCTGCGCTGCTGCCTCAACCCGCTGCTCTACGCCTTCCTCGGCCAGCGCTTCCGccgggagctgtggctgctcgCCAGCCACGCCGGCTGTGTGGGGTCGCTCGACCCGCGCTGCTCCGGCTGCTCCGGTCCCCGCCGGCGGGCATCGCTCTCCAGCTTCTTGGACGTGGTGTAG
- the PLEKHH3 gene encoding pleckstrin homology domain-containing family H member 3 isoform X1 codes for MPFPGGLWWLLCCRRGFTLLRRDYGEAEREADGEAEEEEEEASFELRAQGDQGSLEVSLSQPTRSSSGSERSLLVAEEMRSLIVEKGPGPVEDDPDALVKGWLQREMRGCMKTPWIRPRKYWFVLTPDSLDYYSSNEKGARRLGSLVLTSLCSVLWPDKQLYKETGYWSVTVFGRKHCYRLYTEHLNEAVRWVCAVQKVIDSKAPVQTPTQLLMHDVEEHRDSPEVLEQIYRCNPILRYTSGPLYAPLLPFPYGSLDQSAPGPRSYTTLRDEAVKLFNSLQQLESERDPVPLMQGVLQTCLDLPPLVDEIYCQLVKQTTEPPAPGGQGDLHYWQLLTCMSCTFLPSPPVLRFLRFHLDRTENRFPASEMAKYACFIREALGKTKGRECVPSLEEILVLMQRQEMICTVHCPGAPACSVAISSHTTAEEVAQELVSRLGLSQSPNLFALYEQSRRREQPVGSATLLADVLTRFENLAGEDREQDPPCRLCFKHYGFLDTDNVPRDSLEFALLFEQAHEMVLRGYVPTSEETLQTLAALRLQSLNSDFSTHAPFPRLEELFPPHVLHARLPPPPHRPPAKCRGARLRAGLLAGGLWGQALAKQRAERDQRLRGRLREEGASTMAAIVEKWKLLQGMGRPEAMAAYMALVREWPGFGSTLFDVDLQAVRPQLGVGQGQLWQWAALTRLSLQSPVGCGPQRLWLGIGAKAVSLYKPGDPEPLDSFCYGRISSFGASDSCTFRLSVEDRDLLFETSQVEEIAQLLNTYLASAGTKRLPQPQEPPTSPPTSEPTVLPQGPWQHQPPVGSSHS; via the exons ATGCCGTTCCCGGGCGGGCTGtggtggctgctgtgctgtcGACGGGGCTTCACGCTGCTGCGGCGGGACTACGGCGAGGCGGAGCGGGAGGCGGACGGCGAGGccgaagaggaggaggaggaggcgtCCTTCGAGCTCCGCGCCCAGGGAGACCAG ggaTCCCTGGAGGTGAGCCTGAGCCAGCCCACCCGTAGCAGCAGTGGCTCGGAGCG GTCCCTGCTTGTTGCAGAGGAGATGCGCAGCCTCATCGTGGAGAAGGGCCCAGGGCCAGTGGAGGATGACCCTGATGCTCTCGTGAAAG gctggctgcagcgGGAGATGCGGGGCTGCATGAAGACCCCCTGGATCCGTCCTCGGAAGTACTGGTTCGTGCTGACGCCCGACTCCCTGGACTACTACAGCAGCAACGAGAAGGGGGCCAGGCGCCTGGGCTCCCTGGTGCTCACCAGCCTCTGCTCCGTGCTCTGGCCAGACAAGCAGCTTTACAAGGAGACAG GCTACTGGAGTGTGACAGTGTTTGGCAGGAAGCACTGCTACCGCCTGTACACGGAGCACCTCAACGAGGCTGTGCGCTGGGTGTGCGCCGTGCAGAAGGTCATCGACAGCAAAGCGCCTGTCCAGACGCCCACCCAGCTGCTCATGCACGATGTCGAG gagcacagagacAGCCCCGAGGTTCTGGAGCAGATCTATCGCTGCAACCCCATCCTGCGCTACACCAGTGGCCCCCTCTACgctcccctgctgcccttcccctATGGCAGCCTGGACCAAAGCG CCCCTGGCCCCCGCAGCTACACCACGCTGCGTGACGAGGCTGTGAAGCTCTTCAACtcgctgcagcagctggagtcGGAGCGGGACCCGGTGCCGCTGATGCAGGGTGTCCTGCAGACCTGCCTGGACCTGCCGCCGCTGGTGGATGAGATCTACTGCCAGCTGGTGAAGCAGACTACGGAGCCGCCGGCGCCGGGCGGGCAGGGTGACCTGCACTActggcagctcctcacctgCATGAGCTGCACCTTCCTGCCCTCCCCGCCTGTCCTGCGCTTCCTGCGCTTCCACCTGGACAG GACAGAGAACCGTTTTCCTGCCTCGGAGATGGCCAAGTACGCCTGTTTCATCCGGGAGGCGTTGGGAAAGACAAAAGGGAGGGAGTGCGTGCCCTCCCTGGAGGAGATCCTGGTGCTGATGCAGCGGCAAGAGATGATCTGCACAGTGCACTGCCCTGGGGCACCTGCCTGCAGTGTGGCCATCAGTTCCCACACCACAGCCGAGGAG GTGGCCCAGGAACTTGTGTCACgcctggggctgtcccagagcCCCAACCTCTTTGCGCTCTACGAGCAGTCCCGGCGACGGGAGCAGCCAGTGGGCAGTGCCACGCTGCTGGCTGATGTCCTCACCAGGTTTGAAAA cctggctggagaGGACCGGGAGCAGGACCCACCATGCCGGCTCTGCTTCAAGCACTACGGTTTCCTAGACACGGACAACGTCCCACGGGACAGCCTGGAGTTTGCCCTCCTCTTTGAGCAG GCGCACGAGATGGTGCTGCGGGGCTACGTGCCCACATCAGAGGAGACGCTGCAGACGCTGGCGGCCCTGCGCCTGCAGAGCCTCAACAGCGACTTCTCCACCCACGCGCCCTTCCCGCGCCTGGAGGAGCTCTTCCCGCCCCACGTGCTGCACGCCCGCCTGCCGCCCCCGCCCCACCGGCCCCCCGCCAAGTGCCGGGGGGCGCGGCTGCGCGCGGGGCTGCTGGCCGGCGGGCTCTGGGGTCAGGCGCTGGCCAAGCAGCGGGCGGAGCGGGACCAGCGCCTGCGGGGCCGCCTGCGTGAGGAGGGGGCCAGCACCATGGCTGCCATCGTGGAGAagtggaagctgctgcagggcatgGGCCGGCCCGAGGCCATGGCTGCCTACATGGCCTTGGTGCGGGAGTGGCCTGGCTTTGGCTCCACGCTCTTCGATGTCGACCTGCAGGCGGTGAGGCCCCAGCTGggtgtggggcaggggcagctctggcagtgggCAGCCCTGACAcgcctctccctgcagagcccggTGGGCTGCGGGCCCCAGCGCCTGTGGCTGGGCATCGGGGCCAAGGCCGTCTCGCTGTACAAGCCCGGAGACCCGGAGCCCTTGGACAGCTTCTGCTACGGCCGCATCTCCTCCTTTGGTGCCTCTGACAGCTGCACCTTCCGCCTCTCCGTGGAGGATCGAGACCTGCTCTTTGAGACCTCCCAG GTGGAAGAGATCGCCCAGCTCCTCAACACGTACCTCGCCTCTGCGGGTACCAAgcggctgccccagccccaggagcctcCCACCAGTCCCCCCACCTCAGAGCCCACTGTGCTGCCCCAGgggccctggcagcaccagccacCAGTGGGTTCCTCCCACAGCTAG
- the PLEKHH3 gene encoding pleckstrin homology domain-containing family H member 3 isoform X2, giving the protein MPFPGGLWWLLCCRRGFTLLRRDYGEAEREADGEAEEEEEEASFELRAQGDQGSLEVSLSQPTRSSSGSERSLLVAEEMRSLIVEKGPGPVEDDPDALVKGWLQREMRGCMKTPWIRPRKYWFVLTPDSLDYYSSNEKGARRLGSLVLTSLCSVLWPDKQLYKETGYWSVTVFGRKHCYRLYTEHLNEAVRWVCAVQKVIDSKAPVQTPTQLLMHDVEEHRDSPEVLEQIYRCNPILRYTSGPLYAPLLPFPYGSLDQSAPGPRSYTTLRDEAVKLFNSLQQLESERDPVPLMQGVLQTCLDLPPLVDEIYCQLVKQTTEPPAPGGQGDLHYWQLLTCMSCTFLPSPPVLRFLRFHLDRTENRFPASEMAKYACFIREALGKTKGRECVPSLEEILVLMQRQEMICTVHCPGAPACSVAISSHTTAEEVAQELVSRLGLSQSPNLFALYEQSRRREQPVGSATLLADVLTRFENLAGEDREQDPPCRLCFKHYGFLDTDNVPRDSLEFALLFEQAHEMVLRGYVPTSEETLQTLAALRLQSLNSDFSTHAPFPRLEELFPPHVLHARLPPPPHRPPAKCRGARLRAGLLAGGLWGQALAKQRAERDQRLRGRLREEGASTMAAIVEKWKLLQGMGRPEAMAAYMALVREWPGFGSTLFDVDLQASPVGCGPQRLWLGIGAKAVSLYKPGDPEPLDSFCYGRISSFGASDSCTFRLSVEDRDLLFETSQVEEIAQLLNTYLASAGTKRLPQPQEPPTSPPTSEPTVLPQGPWQHQPPVGSSHS; this is encoded by the exons ATGCCGTTCCCGGGCGGGCTGtggtggctgctgtgctgtcGACGGGGCTTCACGCTGCTGCGGCGGGACTACGGCGAGGCGGAGCGGGAGGCGGACGGCGAGGccgaagaggaggaggaggaggcgtCCTTCGAGCTCCGCGCCCAGGGAGACCAG ggaTCCCTGGAGGTGAGCCTGAGCCAGCCCACCCGTAGCAGCAGTGGCTCGGAGCG GTCCCTGCTTGTTGCAGAGGAGATGCGCAGCCTCATCGTGGAGAAGGGCCCAGGGCCAGTGGAGGATGACCCTGATGCTCTCGTGAAAG gctggctgcagcgGGAGATGCGGGGCTGCATGAAGACCCCCTGGATCCGTCCTCGGAAGTACTGGTTCGTGCTGACGCCCGACTCCCTGGACTACTACAGCAGCAACGAGAAGGGGGCCAGGCGCCTGGGCTCCCTGGTGCTCACCAGCCTCTGCTCCGTGCTCTGGCCAGACAAGCAGCTTTACAAGGAGACAG GCTACTGGAGTGTGACAGTGTTTGGCAGGAAGCACTGCTACCGCCTGTACACGGAGCACCTCAACGAGGCTGTGCGCTGGGTGTGCGCCGTGCAGAAGGTCATCGACAGCAAAGCGCCTGTCCAGACGCCCACCCAGCTGCTCATGCACGATGTCGAG gagcacagagacAGCCCCGAGGTTCTGGAGCAGATCTATCGCTGCAACCCCATCCTGCGCTACACCAGTGGCCCCCTCTACgctcccctgctgcccttcccctATGGCAGCCTGGACCAAAGCG CCCCTGGCCCCCGCAGCTACACCACGCTGCGTGACGAGGCTGTGAAGCTCTTCAACtcgctgcagcagctggagtcGGAGCGGGACCCGGTGCCGCTGATGCAGGGTGTCCTGCAGACCTGCCTGGACCTGCCGCCGCTGGTGGATGAGATCTACTGCCAGCTGGTGAAGCAGACTACGGAGCCGCCGGCGCCGGGCGGGCAGGGTGACCTGCACTActggcagctcctcacctgCATGAGCTGCACCTTCCTGCCCTCCCCGCCTGTCCTGCGCTTCCTGCGCTTCCACCTGGACAG GACAGAGAACCGTTTTCCTGCCTCGGAGATGGCCAAGTACGCCTGTTTCATCCGGGAGGCGTTGGGAAAGACAAAAGGGAGGGAGTGCGTGCCCTCCCTGGAGGAGATCCTGGTGCTGATGCAGCGGCAAGAGATGATCTGCACAGTGCACTGCCCTGGGGCACCTGCCTGCAGTGTGGCCATCAGTTCCCACACCACAGCCGAGGAG GTGGCCCAGGAACTTGTGTCACgcctggggctgtcccagagcCCCAACCTCTTTGCGCTCTACGAGCAGTCCCGGCGACGGGAGCAGCCAGTGGGCAGTGCCACGCTGCTGGCTGATGTCCTCACCAGGTTTGAAAA cctggctggagaGGACCGGGAGCAGGACCCACCATGCCGGCTCTGCTTCAAGCACTACGGTTTCCTAGACACGGACAACGTCCCACGGGACAGCCTGGAGTTTGCCCTCCTCTTTGAGCAG GCGCACGAGATGGTGCTGCGGGGCTACGTGCCCACATCAGAGGAGACGCTGCAGACGCTGGCGGCCCTGCGCCTGCAGAGCCTCAACAGCGACTTCTCCACCCACGCGCCCTTCCCGCGCCTGGAGGAGCTCTTCCCGCCCCACGTGCTGCACGCCCGCCTGCCGCCCCCGCCCCACCGGCCCCCCGCCAAGTGCCGGGGGGCGCGGCTGCGCGCGGGGCTGCTGGCCGGCGGGCTCTGGGGTCAGGCGCTGGCCAAGCAGCGGGCGGAGCGGGACCAGCGCCTGCGGGGCCGCCTGCGTGAGGAGGGGGCCAGCACCATGGCTGCCATCGTGGAGAagtggaagctgctgcagggcatgGGCCGGCCCGAGGCCATGGCTGCCTACATGGCCTTGGTGCGGGAGTGGCCTGGCTTTGGCTCCACGCTCTTCGATGTCGACCTGCAGGCG agcccggTGGGCTGCGGGCCCCAGCGCCTGTGGCTGGGCATCGGGGCCAAGGCCGTCTCGCTGTACAAGCCCGGAGACCCGGAGCCCTTGGACAGCTTCTGCTACGGCCGCATCTCCTCCTTTGGTGCCTCTGACAGCTGCACCTTCCGCCTCTCCGTGGAGGATCGAGACCTGCTCTTTGAGACCTCCCAG GTGGAAGAGATCGCCCAGCTCCTCAACACGTACCTCGCCTCTGCGGGTACCAAgcggctgccccagccccaggagcctcCCACCAGTCCCCCCACCTCAGAGCCCACTGTGCTGCCCCAGgggccctggcagcaccagccacCAGTGGGTTCCTCCCACAGCTAG